The stretch of DNA TCCTTCGAAAGGCCTCCGCCCGAACCATCGAGGAGCTGTGGCAAACCATCGCCGATCTCATCGATGACTTCCCACCACAGGAATGCGCAAACTACTTCCTGAATTCAGGGTATGGATTCAAGCAAACTTGAAACGCTCTAGTGATAGACCACGTCGGGCAGCCAGGTGGCCAGATCGGGCACAATCAACAAGACGGCGATGAGCACGAACATGGCGATCAGGAAGGGCACGGCGCCCACGCTGACGTCGTTGAACTTGCCGCCGCGCGAGCGAATGCCATGCACGACGTAAAGGTTGATGCCGATGGGCGGCGTGATCAGGGCTGCTTCCATGAGCACGATGATCATGATGCCGAACCAGATGGGGTCGAAGCCCATGTGCATGACGATGGGGAAGACCACCGGAATCGTCGTCAGCATCATCGAGAGCGTCTCCATGAACATGCCGAGCAGGAGATAGAAGAGGATGATGACGATCATCGTCTCCATGGGCGTCCAACCCAGGTCCTTGATGGTGGTCAGGATGGTCTGCGTGACGCCCATGAAACCGAGCACGAAATTGAGGAACACGGCGGCCAGGATGATCAGCATGATCATCGAGGACGAGCGCATGGTGCCCTCGAAGGCCAGCTTCAGCATCTCGACGCTGAGGGCCTTGTTCCAGGCCGCGATGATGAGGGCGAAGACGACGCCGATCGAAGCCGCCTCGGTGGGCGTGGCGACGCCGGCGTAAATCGAGCCCACCACGGCCATGAAGAGCAGCACCGGCGGCAGCAAATCGGGCAGCACCCGGATGCGCTCGGCCCAATTGGTCTCCACCTTGTCGCCGCCCCAATCCTTCTTCCAAATACAGGCGATGGCGATGACGCCCATGAACAGGACCGCCAGCGCGATGCCCGGGAAGATGCCCGCGAGGTAGAGCTCGGGCACCGATGAGTCGGTGAGCAGGCCGTAGATGATCAGGTTGATCGAGGGCGGCACCAGGATGCCCAGCGTGCCGCCCGCCGCCAGCGATCCCAGGAACAGCTTTTCATGGTAGTTGCGCTTCTCGATCTCGGGGTAGGCCACCGTGCCGACGGTGGCCGCCGTGGCCACGGAGGATCCCGAGGAGGCGGCGAAAATGGCGCAGGAGCCAATGTTGGCGTGCATCAGGCCGCCGGGCATCCAGGAAAGCCACTGCACCACGGCGTTGTACATGCGTAGCGCGATACCGGAGCGCAGCATGATCTCGCCCAGCAGAATGAACATGGGAATGGCCACCAGGATGTACTCGATGCTCTGTTCCCAGATGAAATCGCCGAGCATCAGCGACCGCCGGCCACGCATGAAGATTTCGTCGAGAGAAAGGCTGAGGATGCCGAGAACGGCGGCCACCGGCACCGCCGCGACGACCAGGGCAAGCAAGATTCCAATGATCAGGAAGGGCATGGCTAGACGTGGGTTTCTTCGTCGATCTCTTCTTCCACCGACTTGACGCCGGCGATCTTGCCGATGGTCGACCAGTCGCCGCGGAAGAGAGCGGTAAATCCGTAAACCGACAGGAAAATCAAACAAAGCAGGAAAAATCCGAGCCCGCTTATCCAGAATATCTGGGGTATCCATAGCGGTGTCGCCAGGGTGGTCTGGGCCGACGAGTTGAACTCGACGTTCTCCAGGAACATGCCCCAGCCGTTGGTGGTGAGGAGATAAACGTAGTAGAGCAGCAACAACATGCCGACCAGGTCCAGCACGGCCTTCGAGCGCAAACCAAGCAGGTTATAGAAGGCATCGATGCGAATGTTGGAGCGCGTCAGCAGGCAATAGGAATAGGCCCAGGTGGTGCCGGCGGCGAAAACGTAG from Alphaproteobacteria bacterium encodes:
- a CDS encoding TRAP transporter small permease, coding for MFATIHDRLFGISRVAVWIGGGALMLSAIMVTLDVLARKIFSVTISGSDEISGYVFAAGTTWAYSYCLLTRSNIRIDAFYNLLGLRSKAVLDLVGMLLLLYYVYLLTTNGWGMFLENVEFNSSAQTTLATPLWIPQIFWISGLGFFLLCLIFLSVYGFTALFRGDWSTIGKIAGVKSVEEEIDEETHV
- a CDS encoding TRAP transporter large permease — its product is MPFLIIGILLALVVAAVPVAAVLGILSLSLDEIFMRGRRSLMLGDFIWEQSIEYILVAIPMFILLGEIMLRSGIALRMYNAVVQWLSWMPGGLMHANIGSCAIFAASSGSSVATAATVGTVAYPEIEKRNYHEKLFLGSLAAGGTLGILVPPSINLIIYGLLTDSSVPELYLAGIFPGIALAVLFMGVIAIACIWKKDWGGDKVETNWAERIRVLPDLLPPVLLFMAVVGSIYAGVATPTEAASIGVVFALIIAAWNKALSVEMLKLAFEGTMRSSSMIMLIILAAVFLNFVLGFMGVTQTILTTIKDLGWTPMETMIVIILFYLLLGMFMETLSMMLTTIPVVFPIVMHMGFDPIWFGIMIIVLMEAALITPPIGINLYVVHGIRSRGGKFNDVSVGAVPFLIAMFVLIAVLLIVPDLATWLPDVVYH